One part of the Archaeoglobaceae archaeon genome encodes these proteins:
- a CDS encoding transglutaminase-like domain-containing protein yields the protein MKRLFLILVPLILAGCLSFELSREEYCSKAWRWDLECALNLTLTDEEVKKIGELAESLRGNDCVESSWNVLEWVEENIEYDNFKAQLSSPIIITKGKEIMVQNPDRIYQTPIETVKIRRGICGDYAILIAAFMINLNCKPYVLRFEFTEEETGHLAVGLLLDQYYVLDQKLPPMDLGSYYKKWLHQGKRINRTYIYDYGLLIGEISANEMRNLDYNFSSSDLRFLKDRLRISLREYFREDSGIPQGYWEYLSLKITFQNYADFYTPVFAEKFAEKISKEVLRAIKEYKKDWKAFKLEISQISGDLVVEVQLAK from the coding sequence ATGAAGCGCCTATTTTTAATATTGGTTCCTCTTATCTTAGCGGGATGCCTGTCCTTCGAGCTTAGCAGAGAAGAATACTGCAGCAAAGCTTGGCGCTGGGATCTGGAATGTGCCCTAAATCTAACTTTAACTGATGAAGAAGTAAAAAAGATAGGGGAGCTGGCCGAAAGTTTAAGGGGAAATGATTGCGTTGAAAGCTCATGGAACGTTCTTGAGTGGGTTGAAGAGAACATAGAATACGATAACTTCAAAGCACAGCTATCAAGCCCAATTATAATAACAAAAGGTAAAGAGATAATGGTGCAGAACCCAGATAGAATTTATCAGACGCCAATTGAAACGGTCAAAATTAGAAGGGGGATATGCGGTGATTATGCTATTCTAATAGCCGCATTCATGATTAATTTAAATTGTAAACCCTACGTGCTAAGATTTGAGTTTACTGAGGAGGAAACTGGACACCTTGCAGTCGGTCTTTTGTTAGACCAATACTACGTCCTTGACCAAAAGTTACCTCCTATGGATCTCGGGAGTTATTACAAAAAATGGCTTCACCAAGGTAAAAGGATAAACAGAACCTATATATACGATTACGGACTTCTTATCGGAGAAATTTCTGCAAATGAAATGAGAAATTTAGACTACAACTTCTCCAGCTCGGATCTAAGATTTCTGAAAGATCGCCTCAGAATTTCCTTAAGAGAGTATTTCAGGGAAGATTCCGGAATTCCTCAAGGCTACTGGGAATATCTGAGTCTAAAAATTACATTTCAAAATTACGCAGACTTCTACACGCCTGTTTTTGCGGAAAAATTTGCAGAAAAAATCTCTAAAGAGGTGCTTAGGGCTATCAAAGAATATAAAAAAGACTGGAAGGCTTTCAAACTCGAAATTAGCCAGATTTCCGGCGATCTCGTTGTGGAAGTTCAGCTTGCTAAATAA
- a CDS encoding amidohydrolase — protein sequence MKMHANSSGFKGVLVDEEGVRYGIICDGKFEESRTEYSEYVFTPTFFNAHTHLGDAIGKDPPYLDLKSLVASGGYKFKVLSSTPMEDLRKASIHEIEIAKLSGTSHFLDFREGGIEGLKVTSGIRGVITFGRPNSLEEAEKIECKGFGMSSTKDHDIEFLFEIRKIARRRGLFFAIHAGEMDCEDVEKALELEPDVVVHMNSCPELLKSFIERGIPIVSCIRSNAFFGLLNSKAYKILSEYHNWLIGTDNAMLFNPSILEEMHFASVVVRKDLEVFKAAIRGTKLFNVQNGYVVFHRNRNLKNSKNLLSSIVRRAGIQDIECVILPEAYP from the coding sequence ATGAAGATGCATGCAAATTCCTCTGGTTTTAAGGGTGTGCTTGTCGATGAGGAGGGAGTTAGATATGGAATCATATGTGATGGAAAGTTTGAAGAGAGTAGAACCGAATACTCTGAATACGTGTTCACACCCACATTCTTCAATGCCCATACCCATTTAGGGGACGCAATCGGCAAAGATCCTCCATATTTGGACTTAAAAAGTCTCGTCGCTTCGGGAGGCTACAAATTCAAAGTGCTTAGCTCAACCCCTATGGAGGACTTGAGAAAAGCGTCGATTCATGAGATAGAAATTGCAAAACTTTCTGGAACTTCTCATTTTCTTGACTTCCGTGAAGGAGGAATAGAAGGTTTAAAGGTTACTTCAGGGATACGGGGAGTTATAACATTTGGAAGACCAAACAGCTTGGAGGAAGCGGAAAAAATTGAATGTAAAGGCTTTGGGATGAGTAGCACAAAAGATCATGATATCGAGTTTTTGTTCGAGATCAGAAAAATCGCAAGAAGAAGGGGGCTGTTTTTTGCCATACATGCAGGTGAAATGGATTGCGAGGATGTTGAAAAAGCTCTCGAACTCGAGCCAGACGTAGTCGTGCATATGAATTCCTGCCCCGAACTTTTAAAGTCCTTCATTGAAAGAGGTATTCCAATAGTCTCTTGTATCAGATCAAACGCCTTTTTTGGACTTTTGAACTCTAAAGCCTACAAAATTCTTTCCGAATACCATAATTGGCTTATAGGCACAGATAACGCGATGCTTTTCAACCCATCAATTCTGGAAGAGATGCACTTTGCATCTGTTGTAGTCAGAAAGGATTTAGAGGTGTTTAAAGCAGCAATAAGAGGCACAAAACTATTTAATGTTCAAAACGGATACGTTGTGTTCCACAGAAATCGAAATTTAAAAAATTCTAAAAATCTGCTTTCCAGCATCGTCAGGAGAGCTGGAATCCAAGATATAGAATGTGTGATTTTGCCTGAAGCTTATCCATAA
- a CDS encoding CDC48 family AAA ATPase, with the protein MELMLKVNQAYPSDSGRGIARLDPDAMMKLQISPGDIVEIEGKRKTVAKVWRSPKRDWGKNIIRIDHFTRENAGVGVGDVVKVRKADYEPARLVILAPVKKIEMRVYGIDPGEYLKHQFLKRPVLEGDFVPLVGSPAITGFGKYGQQNQAVVFVAVKTEPKGVVIIEETTKVVFREHPAKGFEKIGKAGVTYEDIGGLKDELQKVREIIELPLKYPELFKRLGIEPPKGVLLHGPPGTGKTLIAKAVANEIGASFFTINGPEIMSKFYGESEQRLREIFEEAKQNAPSIIFIDEIDSIAPKREDVTGEVERRVVAQLLTLMDGLEERGQVIVIGATNRIDAVDPALRRPGRFDREIEIGVPDREGRFEILQIHTRNMPLEPKYLREFVLEALSRVLRNTEDPKMQKDLEFAIEEIKKLEKEEDIEKALKSLLSPEILSEVDSEIIREMLKKLADQTHGFVGADIEAFCKEAAMKALRRYLPKIDLESEEIPVEVLESIRVKWEDFLSALKEIEPSAMREVLVEIPKVTWEDVGGLEDVKREIMEAVEWPLKFPEKFKKFGIKPPKGILLFGPPGTGKTLIAKAVANESEANFISVKGGELLSKWLGESEKAVRKIFRKARQVAPCIIFFDEIDAIAQMRGLDEGSRAVERVLNQLLIEMDGLEELHGVVVIGATNRPDILDPALLRPGRFDRLVYVKPPDRKSRLSIFRIHTKNMPLAEDVDLEELAEITEGYVGADIEAICREAVMLALREDPNAERVEMRHFLEALKKIKPSVNEAMLSFYERFEERIRTEKIKVSAKPVGYG; encoded by the coding sequence ATGGAACTCATGCTCAAGGTCAATCAGGCATATCCCAGCGACTCTGGGAGAGGTATTGCAAGACTTGATCCGGATGCGATGATGAAGCTTCAAATCTCACCGGGGGACATTGTAGAAATAGAGGGTAAAAGGAAGACTGTCGCAAAGGTTTGGAGATCCCCAAAGAGGGATTGGGGCAAAAATATAATTCGAATTGATCATTTTACAAGAGAGAATGCAGGTGTTGGGGTTGGTGACGTTGTAAAAGTTAGAAAGGCAGATTATGAGCCAGCAAGACTTGTAATTCTTGCTCCAGTAAAGAAAATTGAAATGAGAGTTTACGGAATTGATCCTGGAGAGTATTTAAAGCATCAATTTCTCAAAAGACCTGTGCTCGAAGGAGATTTTGTCCCTCTTGTAGGTTCTCCTGCGATCACGGGATTTGGAAAATACGGACAGCAAAACCAGGCAGTGGTTTTTGTTGCTGTAAAAACAGAGCCTAAAGGAGTGGTCATAATAGAGGAGACAACAAAAGTTGTTTTCAGAGAACATCCAGCAAAGGGATTTGAAAAGATCGGAAAAGCAGGTGTAACGTATGAGGATATAGGAGGACTAAAGGATGAGCTTCAGAAAGTTAGAGAAATAATAGAGCTCCCATTGAAATATCCCGAGCTTTTTAAGCGACTTGGGATCGAACCTCCAAAGGGTGTGCTCTTGCATGGTCCTCCTGGAACTGGAAAAACACTAATTGCCAAGGCTGTTGCAAATGAGATAGGTGCAAGCTTTTTCACAATAAATGGTCCAGAGATCATGAGCAAATTTTACGGAGAGTCGGAGCAGAGGCTCAGAGAAATATTTGAGGAAGCAAAGCAGAACGCTCCAAGTATAATATTCATAGATGAAATAGATTCAATAGCGCCAAAGAGAGAAGATGTTACCGGAGAAGTTGAAAGGAGAGTCGTAGCACAATTGCTCACTCTGATGGATGGACTCGAAGAGAGAGGGCAGGTTATAGTCATTGGTGCAACAAACAGGATCGATGCCGTTGATCCAGCTTTGCGCAGACCGGGGAGATTCGATAGAGAAATAGAGATCGGTGTTCCCGATAGAGAAGGGAGATTTGAGATTTTACAGATACACACCAGAAATATGCCCTTAGAGCCGAAGTATCTGCGTGAGTTTGTTCTTGAGGCTCTTAGTAGAGTTTTGAGGAATACCGAAGATCCTAAGATGCAGAAGGATCTCGAATTTGCGATCGAAGAAATAAAGAAGCTGGAGAAAGAAGAGGATATAGAAAAGGCATTAAAATCTCTTCTAAGCCCTGAAATCCTTAGTGAGGTTGATTCCGAGATAATAAGGGAAATGTTGAAAAAACTTGCAGACCAGACACATGGCTTTGTAGGAGCAGATATCGAGGCTTTTTGTAAGGAAGCGGCAATGAAGGCGCTCCGCAGATACCTCCCAAAGATAGACCTTGAAAGCGAGGAGATACCAGTGGAAGTATTGGAGTCGATAAGAGTGAAATGGGAAGACTTTTTGTCAGCGCTGAAGGAAATTGAGCCATCAGCTATGAGAGAAGTTCTCGTTGAGATTCCAAAGGTGACCTGGGAGGACGTTGGTGGATTGGAAGATGTGAAAAGAGAGATCATGGAGGCGGTTGAGTGGCCTCTGAAGTTCCCAGAAAAATTCAAGAAATTTGGTATCAAACCACCAAAGGGAATACTTCTCTTTGGTCCTCCGGGGACTGGGAAGACATTAATAGCCAAGGCTGTAGCGAACGAAAGCGAAGCGAATTTCATCAGCGTGAAGGGTGGAGAACTTTTGAGCAAGTGGCTTGGAGAGAGTGAAAAGGCAGTTAGGAAAATATTTAGAAAGGCCCGTCAGGTAGCCCCATGTATAATCTTTTTCGATGAGATCGATGCAATAGCCCAAATGCGTGGCCTGGATGAGGGTTCGAGAGCGGTTGAGAGAGTTTTGAACCAGTTATTGATCGAGATGGACGGACTGGAAGAGCTTCATGGGGTAGTTGTGATTGGCGCTACAAATCGCCCAGACATACTGGATCCTGCTTTATTGCGCCCTGGAAGATTTGATAGGCTGGTTTACGTGAAACCACCGGATCGTAAAAGCAGATTGTCGATCTTCAGAATCCACACGAAGAATATGCCTCTGGCTGAGGATGTCGATCTTGAGGAACTCGCAGAAATAACTGAAGGCTATGTTGGTGCAGATATTGAGGCTATTTGCAGGGAAGCGGTAATGCTTGCACTCAGAGAAGATCCAAACGCAGAAAGGGTAGAGATGAGACACTTCCTTGAGGCTCTTAAGAAGATAAAGCCAAGCGTAAATGAGGCGATGCTGAGCTTCTATGAAAGATTCGAAGAGAGAATAAGGACAGAGAAGATAAAGGTTTCAGCAAAACCAGTTGGTTATGGATAA
- the larC gene encoding nickel pincer cofactor biosynthesis protein LarC: protein MKVAIFDAFNGASGDMIISSLLGISLSETDLKEVVETLKLDLRFKVKEVKKRGISAKRIFVEELKTERSFSEVIKLIENSKLEHTIKEDSKKIFERIAIAEGRVHGRDYRKAVFHEVGSDDAIFDVVCSAKGIRRLMSEGYRFFASPIRLGGGFVETSHGKYPVPAPAVLEILKDSKLEVIFCGEKELLTPTASAILAHYCEGTFNYPLRIEKISYGAGSYETEAPNVLRLILGFSEVSDSIAVIETLVDDLSGEEIGYALEKLRAENLDVIAIPVIAKKSRPAVKIEVLARLENAEEVAMSVMRETGSLGARIIPVYHRMIAERTLEEKDVEIEGKKFKVRFKISKALGTAKPEFEDVAKIAKELNLPIYSVYKLLEGTHADSKWK, encoded by the coding sequence ATGAAAGTTGCCATCTTCGACGCTTTCAACGGAGCAAGCGGGGATATGATAATCTCATCACTGTTGGGTATTTCGCTCTCCGAGACAGATCTAAAAGAAGTTGTTGAAACTCTTAAACTTGACCTGCGCTTTAAAGTCAAAGAAGTCAAAAAAAGAGGAATTTCCGCAAAAAGAATTTTTGTTGAAGAACTAAAGACTGAAAGAAGCTTTTCTGAAGTTATAAAGCTAATAGAGAACTCAAAACTTGAGCACACCATTAAAGAAGATTCAAAGAAGATCTTTGAGAGAATTGCCATTGCAGAAGGAAGAGTTCACGGTAGAGATTACAGAAAAGCAGTTTTTCACGAAGTAGGCAGTGATGATGCAATTTTCGACGTCGTGTGCTCAGCAAAGGGTATAAGAAGGCTCATGAGTGAAGGTTACAGGTTTTTTGCAAGTCCAATAAGGCTTGGTGGCGGTTTTGTTGAAACTTCACACGGCAAATACCCCGTGCCAGCTCCGGCAGTTTTAGAGATTCTCAAAGACTCAAAACTCGAAGTCATTTTTTGCGGAGAAAAAGAGCTCTTGACGCCAACAGCCAGTGCAATCTTGGCTCATTATTGTGAAGGAACGTTTAATTATCCATTGAGAATTGAAAAAATCTCCTACGGCGCGGGAAGCTATGAAACTGAAGCTCCAAACGTTTTAAGACTTATTTTGGGTTTCTCTGAAGTTAGTGATAGCATTGCAGTCATAGAGACCCTCGTTGATGATCTGAGCGGAGAGGAGATCGGCTATGCTCTTGAAAAGCTCAGGGCAGAGAATCTCGATGTGATCGCAATTCCTGTGATAGCCAAGAAGTCCAGACCTGCTGTGAAGATCGAGGTTTTAGCAAGGCTTGAAAATGCAGAAGAAGTTGCGATGAGTGTTATGAGAGAGACAGGAAGCTTGGGTGCAAGAATTATACCAGTATATCACAGGATGATTGCCGAGAGAACTTTAGAAGAAAAAGACGTTGAAATTGAAGGTAAAAAATTCAAAGTCAGATTTAAGATTTCGAAGGCATTGGGAACCGCAAAGCCAGAATTTGAAGATGTGGCAAAAATAGCCAAAGAGTTAAATCTGCCAATTTACAGTGTTTACAAGCTTCTGGAGGGAACTCATGCTGATTCCAAGTGGAAGTAA
- a CDS encoding DUF5611 family protein yields MREYKIKKGYEASNSRLEELLKKYFGGFSFEDGYYVVRNFGSIEELKAKLERKSLLIETKTKVIDNETAVKTLKTYNSFLEEFTGYTAKERQKMLRKEVES; encoded by the coding sequence ATGCGTGAATACAAGATAAAAAAAGGCTATGAAGCCAGCAATAGCAGACTTGAGGAACTTCTGAAAAAATATTTTGGCGGTTTCAGCTTTGAGGATGGCTACTATGTTGTGAGGAACTTCGGAAGCATTGAAGAACTAAAAGCAAAGCTCGAGAGAAAATCGTTGCTCATAGAGACAAAGACGAAAGTTATCGACAACGAGACCGCAGTTAAAACGCTAAAAACCTATAATAGCTTTCTTGAGGAATTCACAGGTTACACCGCAAAAGAGAGACAAAAAATGCTCAGAAAAGAAGTTGAATCATGA